In the Paenibacillus sp. FSL H7-0357 genome, one interval contains:
- a CDS encoding M23 family metallopeptidase translates to MKGFKFMRGMGKLRDKAETSAEFSAESQKGSCASSETNVFYQETKPRRFRRSWIAASAGLVLLATFSIGVEKKYVTANTVTYYKVLVKGEEIGKISEETELDRLFEEKQQEYQLKYPDSVMVLQTSGITTEAEKAYKPEIDSAATLDKLDGMLKAYAVGVQLTVDGKAVGIVKDQETANAVLQSVKEHYVPVAAVSTGTQLKRTAATRSAKAAAPANADKVESVAIQEDVAVVPVKADPTQVLSVEEAVEVLTEGKEEPLVYAVQEGDTVSGIAKRFEITQADIFRNNPSVKELTLQIGDELQLTVPQPELTVVTVEQVSEQLVTEPEVIVRKSDELAAGKSKVVRAGQTGLKQMQYRVTKENGLVVKEEWMGQTVLKASLPEVVYRGTKVVGEGTGMFAWPVSRASLSSSFGQRWGRSHKGVDLVSGNRTITAADAGTVTFAGVQSGYGNVVIVDHKNGYVTYYGHLRSISVSVGQRLEQGAGIGVMGNTGRSTGTHLHFEIRKNGTAVNPLRYLK, encoded by the coding sequence ATGAAAGGATTTAAGTTCATGCGCGGGATGGGGAAACTGCGGGACAAAGCAGAGACATCCGCAGAATTCAGCGCAGAAAGTCAAAAGGGCAGTTGTGCCTCTAGCGAAACTAACGTCTTTTATCAAGAAACCAAACCTCGGAGATTCCGGCGGTCCTGGATAGCAGCTTCTGCCGGTCTGGTGCTTCTGGCGACCTTTTCAATCGGGGTAGAGAAGAAATATGTGACCGCGAACACGGTAACCTATTATAAGGTGCTGGTTAAGGGTGAGGAAATCGGAAAGATCAGCGAGGAAACAGAGCTGGATCGGCTGTTCGAAGAGAAGCAGCAGGAATATCAGCTCAAGTATCCCGATTCAGTGATGGTGCTGCAAACAAGCGGCATTACGACAGAGGCGGAAAAAGCGTATAAACCGGAAATAGACAGTGCGGCTACGCTGGACAAGCTGGATGGCATGCTTAAAGCTTATGCAGTGGGTGTGCAGCTGACGGTGGATGGCAAAGCTGTGGGAATTGTCAAAGATCAGGAGACAGCGAATGCCGTCCTGCAGAGTGTGAAAGAACACTACGTTCCAGTTGCCGCGGTTTCAACGGGCACCCAGCTCAAGAGGACAGCAGCTACGCGTTCTGCGAAGGCGGCTGCACCGGCAAATGCAGACAAGGTAGAATCGGTTGCCATTCAGGAGGACGTTGCCGTTGTTCCTGTCAAGGCGGACCCCACCCAGGTGCTGAGCGTCGAGGAAGCGGTTGAGGTGCTTACCGAAGGGAAAGAGGAGCCGCTTGTTTATGCGGTTCAGGAAGGCGATACCGTCTCTGGGATTGCCAAACGTTTTGAGATTACGCAGGCTGATATTTTCCGCAACAATCCGTCGGTGAAAGAGCTGACCCTGCAAATTGGAGACGAGCTGCAATTGACCGTACCACAGCCAGAGCTTACTGTAGTAACCGTAGAGCAGGTATCGGAGCAGCTTGTCACTGAGCCGGAAGTGATTGTCCGCAAGAGCGATGAGCTGGCAGCAGGCAAGAGCAAGGTGGTCCGGGCAGGACAGACCGGCCTGAAACAGATGCAGTACCGGGTGACCAAGGAAAATGGTCTCGTAGTGAAGGAAGAATGGATGGGCCAGACGGTTCTGAAGGCTTCCTTGCCTGAGGTGGTCTATCGCGGCACGAAGGTAGTCGGCGAAGGAACGGGCATGTTCGCCTGGCCGGTCAGCCGGGCAAGCCTCTCCAGCAGCTTTGGCCAGCGCTGGGGACGAAGCCATAAAGGAGTCGATCTCGTATCCGGTAACCGGACCATAACAGCTGCGGATGCCGGGACGGTTACTTTTGCAGGTGTACAGAGCGGCTACGGCAATGTGGTCATTGTGGATCACAAAAACGGATATGTCACCTACTACGGCCATCTGAGAAGCATCTCAGTATCTGTCGGCCAGCGGCTGGAGCAGGGAGCCGGCATTGGTGTTATGGGCAACACGGGGCGTTCAACCGGTACCCACCTGCATTTTGAGATCCGCAAGAACGGCACAGCGGTCAATCCGCTGAGATATCTGAAATAA
- the yycF gene encoding response regulator YycF: MQMGTILVVDDEQPIADILKFNLEKEGYEVICAFDGNSAVELALSRRPDLMLLDLMLPGKDGMDVCREVRSAHLDIPIIMLTAKDGEIDKVLGLELGADDYVTKPFSTRELLARVKAQMRRQHKPSPSEMLSERAESKQGVNHFGLFVDTDMYMVYKDGEPLDLTHREYELLYYMIRHAGKVMTREHLLQAVWGFEYFGDVRTVDVTIRRLREKIEENPSKPEYIFTRRGLGYLMHSPKSGGL, encoded by the coding sequence ATGCAGATGGGAACGATTCTGGTAGTAGACGATGAACAGCCTATTGCTGATATATTAAAGTTTAATCTCGAAAAAGAGGGCTATGAGGTAATCTGTGCCTTTGACGGCAACAGTGCTGTGGAGCTGGCTCTGTCCAGACGGCCCGATCTGATGCTGCTTGATCTGATGCTTCCCGGCAAGGATGGCATGGATGTCTGCCGCGAAGTGCGCTCTGCGCATTTGGACATCCCGATCATCATGCTGACAGCCAAAGACGGTGAGATCGACAAAGTGCTGGGTCTGGAATTGGGTGCGGATGATTATGTGACCAAGCCTTTCAGCACGCGCGAGCTGCTGGCCAGAGTCAAAGCTCAAATGCGGCGCCAGCATAAGCCATCGCCGTCCGAAATGCTTAGTGAAAGAGCGGAGAGCAAACAGGGCGTCAATCATTTCGGCCTGTTCGTTGATACCGACATGTACATGGTTTATAAAGACGGAGAGCCGCTCGATTTAACACATCGTGAGTATGAGCTGCTCTATTATATGATTCGCCACGCCGGCAAAGTAATGACCCGGGAGCATCTGCTGCAGGCGGTATGGGGCTTCGAATATTTCGGGGATGTGCGGACCGTGGATGTCACGATCCGCCGGCTGAGAGAAAAAATTGAGGAGAATCCCAGCAAGCCGGAATATATCTTCACCCGGCGCGGACTCGGTTATTTGATGCATAGCCCCAAAAGCGGGGGGCTGTGA